In Sphaeramia orbicularis chromosome 1, fSphaOr1.1, whole genome shotgun sequence, a genomic segment contains:
- the LOC115429180 gene encoding trafficking protein particle complex subunit 5-like has protein sequence METRFTKGKSALLERPLTRPKTEVSVSAFALLFSEVVQYCQSRVYSVTELQARLAEMGQRVGASLLDVLVLREKNGKRETKVLNILLFIKVSVWRSLFGKEADKLEQANDDDKIYYIIEKESLVNTYISVPKENSTLNCAAFTGGIIEAILTHSGFPAKVTVHWHKGTTLMIKFDEAVIARDKALEGR, from the exons ATGGAAACTCGCTTTACAAAAGGAAAGTCCGCTTTACTGGAGCGACCTCTCACTCGACCCAAAACCGAGGTGAGTGTGAGCGCTTTCGCCCTGCTGTTCTCCGAGGTGGTGCAGTACTGCCAGAGCAGGGTCTACTCTGTGACCGAGCTGCAGGCCCGGCTGGCGGAGATGGGCCAGCGGGTCGGAGCCAGCCTCCTGGATGTTCTGGTGCTGAGGGAGAAGAACGGCAAGAGAGAGACCAAGGTGCTGAACATACTGCTGTTTATCAAG GTATCTGTGTGGAGATCCTTATTTGGTAAAGAGGCAGACAAGCTGGAGCAGGCCAACGACGATGACAAAATATACTATATCATCGAAAAAGAATCTCTGGTCAACACATATATCTCCGTTCCCAAAGAGAACAGCACTTTGAACTGTGCAGCCTTCACAGGAGGGATTATAGAGGCCATCCTCACCCACAGCGGCTTCCCAGCCAAAGTCACTGTCCACTGGCACAAAGGCACCACACTCATGATCAAGTTTGATGAGGCTGTGATCGCTAGAGACAAAGCGCTGGAGGGCCGATAG